A genomic window from Vigna radiata var. radiata cultivar VC1973A chromosome 2, Vradiata_ver6, whole genome shotgun sequence includes:
- the LOC106777588 gene encoding putative disease resistance RPP13-like protein 1, translated as MAAEMVTGVLVSTFLERTIDTLASRLLNIFHQRKHKKQLSNLKMKLLAIDVVAFEAEQKQFTDPRVRDWLLRAKDVVIDAEDLLDELDYELSKTKVEAESQSASKKVWNSLDSSFFEIEFDPMMEQVIEDLEELAIQSDFLGLKKVGGVGVGSVSDSKLIYTSLPNESVIYGRDDDKEFVLNWLTSDTHNNLSILSIVGMGGMGKTSLAQHVFNDPRLEEASFDTKVWVSVPQEFDVLKVSRAILDTITGSTDHSIQQEVIQKRLKEKLMGKKFLLVLDDVWNERSSKWEDVQKPLIFGGQGSRILVTTRSEKVVVAMRSEKRLLQVLKKDYCWDLFAKHAFQNGNPQPDSDFIEIGKKIVEKCNGLPLALKTMGSLLHNKSSVSEWRSIMKSEIWDFSENESDILPALRLSYFHLPSHLKKCFAFCALFPKGYRFDKEWLIQLWMAENFLENPLQKKSPEEVGEEYCNDLLSWSFFQQQSGYEGKKGFIMHDLLNDLAKYVCEDICIRLGVDEPKHIPKTTRHCSFSDSGFDGFGSSIDSQKLHIFTPTERIWDWVCKMSIDDLFSRFKLIRVLSLYNCRSLTEVPESVGNLKHLRSLDLSWTRIEKLPDSIILLYKLQILLLNYCEKLKELPSCLYQLDNLRRLDLEGSGVQNVVAHLGKLRNLQVAMSSFHVKKSKEINFQQLGELDLHGSLTIDDLQNIESPSYALEVDLKNKPHLVKLRLEWNFIGSSSVDSEKAEDVIENLHPSKYLKKLSIRNYIGKQFPDWLLHNSLPNLVSLELEGCESCQGLPPLGLLLFLKHLSIARLDGILSIDADFHGNNSSSFKSLQTLYFSDMRQWEKWDCQAVTGAFPCLQEFSIKNCPKLKGHLPKFGALKTLRAIHCQQLEALIRLRVEELSVCSALESISDDCVSLRIFPLDFFPTLRTLELSGFPNLQMISQNHVHNHLWHLYIKECPKLESLPANMHMLLPSLRELQIKECPRLESFSEGGLPLNLKEITLNNCFRLVGSLKRALGDSPSLISLSIKKVEAECFPDEGLLPLSLTQLIINDSPNLKKLNYKGLLELSSLRSLKLSKCPNLECLPEEGLPKSISFFQIFNCPLLEQRCHKEGGEDWEKVSHIPELLIW; from the coding sequence ATGGCAGCAGAAATGGTTACTGGTGTTCTTGTTTCTACTTTCCTCGAGAGGACTATCGACACTTTGGCTTCTCGTCTTCTCAACATATTTCATCAAAGAAAGCACAAGAAGCAACTCAGCAACTTGAAGATGAAGCTGCTAGCCATTGATGTTGTGGCGTTTGAAGCAGAACAAAAGCAGTTCACAGATCCACGTGTCAGAGATTGGCTTCTCAGGGCCAAAGATGTTGTGATCGATgcagaagatctcttggatgagTTAGATTATGAACTCTCCAAAACCAAAGTGGAAGCTGAGTCTCAGAGTGCATCTAAGAAGGTGTGGAATTCCCTCGACTCTTCTTtctttgaaattgaatttgatcCCATGATGGAACAAGTCATTGAGGACTTAGAAGAACTTGCAATCCAAAGCGATTTTCTAGGTTTGAAAAAGGTTGGTGGTGTTGGGGTTGGATCAGTATCCGAtagtaaattaatatatacatcTTTGCCAAATGAAAGTGTTATCTATGGCAGAGATGATGACAAAGAATTTGTCCTTAACTGGCTCACATCGGACACTCATAACAACCTATCTATACTTTCTATTGTGGGCATGGGTGGGATGGGTAAGACATCTCTTGCCCAACATGTATTCAATGACCCAAGGCTTGAAGAAGCTAGCTTTGATACCAAAGTTTGGGTCAGTGTTCCACAGGAATTTGATGTTCTCAAAGTATCAAGAGCAATTCTTGACACAATAACTGGTTCCACTGATCATAGTATACAACAAGAAGTAATTCAGAAAAGACTGAAAGAAAAACTTATGGGAAAGAAATTTCTTCTCGTTTTAGATGATGTTTGGAACGAAAGATCATCTAAATGGGAAGATGTGCAGAAGCCTCTAATTTTCGGAGGCCAAGGCAGTAGAATTCTTGTCACTACAAGGAGTGAGAAGGTTGTTGTTGCCATGCGATCAGAAAAGCGCCTCCTGCAGgtattaaaaaaagattattgTTGGGACTTGTTCGCAAAGCATGCATTCCAAAATGGTAATCCCCAACCAGACTCAGACTTCATAGAGATTGGTAAGAAGATAGTTGAAAAATGTAATGGACTTCCTTTAGCCTTGAAAACGATGGGAAGTCTATTACACAATAAATCATCTGTTTCGGAATGGAGAAGTATTATGAAGAGTGAGATATGGGATTTTTCAGAAAATGAAAGTGATATACTCCCTGCTTTGAGACTCAGCTATTTCCACCTTCCTTCTCATCTGAAGAAATGCTTTGCTTTTTGTGCCTTATTTCCCAAAGGTTATAGGTTTGACAAGGAGTGGTTAATTCAATTGTGGATGGCTGAAAATTTCCTAGAAAACCCTCTACAGAAAAAGAGTCCtgaagaagttggtgaagaaTATTGCAATGATCTATTATCTTGGTCCTTCTTTCAACAACAGTCAGGATACGAAGGGAAGAAAGGTTTTATCATGCATGACCTTCTAAATGATTTGGCAAAATACGTGTGTGAAGACATATGCATCAGGTTAGGAGTTGATGAACCAAAACATATACCCAAAACAACCCGTCATTGTTCATTTTCAGACTCGGGCTTTGATGGGTTTGGGAGTTCGATTGATTCTCAAAAGTTGCATATATTTACCCCAACAGAACGGATTTGGGATTGGGTTTGCAAGATGTCCATAGATGACTTGTTCTCCAGATTTAAGTTAATACGTGTCTTATCTTTGTATAATTGTCGTAGCCTTACGGAGGTGCCTGAATCGGTAGGAAATCTTAAGCATCTTCGTTCATTAGATCTATCCTGGACTCGAATAGAAAAATTACCCGACTCAATAATTTTACTCTACAAGTTGCAAATACTGCTGCTGAACTATTGTGAAAAATTAAAGGAGCTTCCCTCATGTTTATATCAACTCGACAATTTGCGTCGTCTTGATTTAGAAGGTAGTGGAGTGCAAAATGTGGTAGCACATTTGGGAAAGTTGAGGAATCTTCAAGTAGCGATGAGTTCATTTCATGTTAAGAAAAGTAAGGAAATCAATTTTCAGCAATTAGGAGAACTCGATCTTCATGGAAGTCTAACAATTGATGATCTACAGAATATTGAGAGTCCCTCCTATGCATTAGAAGTAGATTTGAAGAACAAACCACACCTTGTGAAACTACGGTTAGAATGGAATTTCATTGGCAGCTCCTCGGTTGATTCAGAAAAGGCTGAGGATGTAATTGAGAATCTACATCCttcaaaatatttgaagaagTTGTCAATAAGGAACTATATTGGTAAACAATTTCCAGATTGGCTACTTCACAATTCATTACCGAATCTGGTGTCCTTAGAGTTGGAGGGATGTGAATCTTGCCAAGGTTTACCTCCGCTTGGACTTCTTCTATTTCTCAAGCACTTGAGCATTGCAAGACTTGATGGGATACTGAGTATTGATGCTGATTTTCATGGGAACAActcttcttcatttaaatcCCTTCAAACATTGTATTTCTCTGATATGAGACAATGGGAAAAGTGGGACTGCCAAGCTGTGACAGGTGCTTTTCCATGTCTACAagaattttcaattaaaaattgtcCCAAGCTGAAAGGACACCTGCCAAAGTTTGGTGCTTTAAAAACTCTAAGAGCGATTCACTGCCAACAATTGGAAGCTTTGATACGTCTAAGAGTTGAAGAGTTGTCTGTTTGTTCAGCTCTGGAGTCAATAAGTGATGACTGTGTCTCTCTAAGGATCTTTCCATTGGATTTCTTCCCAACACTCAGGACTCTTGAACTCAGTGGATTTCCTAATCTACAGATGATTTCACAAAATCATGTTCACAATCATCTCTGGCATCTGTACATCAAAGAGTGTCCTAAATTAGAATCATTGCCTGCAAACATGCATATGCTGCTTCCATCTCTCAGAGAGCTACAAATAAAAGAGTGTCCAAGACTTGAGTCGTTCTCTGAAGGAGGTTTGCCATTAAATCTAAAAGAAATCACACTGAATAATTGCTTTAGACTTGTTGGCTCACTGAAAAGAGCTTTAGGAGACAGTCCTTCGTTGATATCtttaagtattaaaaaagtAGAGGCGGAATGTTTTCCTGATGAAGGTTTgcttccactctctcttactcAACTAATAATAAATGATTCTCCAAATCTAAAAAAACTGAACTACAAGGGTCTCTTAGAACTCTCATCTCTTCGATCACTGAAGCTTTCGAAATGTCCCAACCTCGAATGCTTACCAGAGGAGGGTCTTcccaaatcaatttctttttttcaaatattcaactGTCCTTTGCTGGAACAGCGTTGCCACAAAGAAGGAGGCGAAGACTGGGAAAAGGTTTCTCACATTCCAGAGTTATTAATATGGTAG